In one window of Streptomyces pratensis DNA:
- a CDS encoding SDR family NAD(P)-dependent oxidoreductase, with translation MVPRGYADNLALIQALDVAGADVRLWCVTSGAVTTGAHDAPVVPAQALVWGLGRVAAQEHPDRWGGLIDVPANPEEHVVTRLCGLLAGESGEDQIAARTTGLLARRLARTPAPTGSTGEWTSTGTALITGGTGAIGGHVARWLAENGAEHLMLLSRSGPEAEGAEELKADLVEAGARVTILACDAGDRDALAAALAAVPDEFPLTAVFHTAAVLDDGRLDTLTVPRADVALRAKAGAAWNLHELTEHLDLSAFVLFSSTAGTFGAAGQGNYAPGNAFLDALAWYRRARNKVATSIAWGAWAQGGMAEKEAVVELRRRHGVPAMSPQLATLALRKALDADDTVVVLADIDWDRFYLAYTAARPSPLLHGLDEIRHFQHTATDNRSATTAEGPTLAERLSGLSRPEQDRLLREVVRTHAAVVLGHDGPEAVSVKRPFWELGLDSVTAVQLRNRLGGVTGRKLPAGLVFDYPTVSGLVDYLHGELCQDETRSNPLLSELDRFDNALAALPDDDPTRNEVAERLEKLLRRVSPVPVVMQASARDWDLEEASHDEVFALIDEELGEP, from the coding sequence GTGGTACCGAGGGGCTACGCCGACAACCTGGCACTGATCCAGGCCCTCGACGTCGCGGGTGCAGACGTCCGGCTGTGGTGTGTGACCAGCGGTGCGGTCACAACAGGAGCTCATGACGCTCCGGTGGTCCCGGCACAGGCGTTGGTGTGGGGGCTGGGACGGGTGGCCGCCCAGGAACACCCGGACCGCTGGGGCGGACTCATCGATGTCCCGGCGAATCCCGAGGAACATGTGGTGACCCGGCTGTGCGGCCTGTTGGCCGGCGAGTCCGGAGAGGACCAGATCGCAGCCCGCACCACCGGCCTGCTCGCCCGAAGGCTGGCACGCACGCCTGCCCCCACCGGTAGCACCGGCGAGTGGACTTCCACCGGAACCGCCCTCATCACCGGGGGCACCGGCGCAATCGGAGGCCATGTCGCACGCTGGCTGGCCGAGAACGGTGCGGAACACCTGATGCTGCTGAGCCGTAGCGGGCCGGAGGCCGAGGGGGCAGAGGAACTGAAGGCCGACCTGGTCGAGGCCGGCGCGCGGGTCACCATTCTCGCCTGCGACGCCGGAGACCGGGACGCCCTTGCGGCCGCGCTGGCCGCCGTACCGGACGAGTTCCCGCTGACCGCGGTCTTCCACACGGCCGCGGTGCTGGACGACGGCCGACTCGACACTCTCACCGTGCCCCGCGCCGACGTGGCACTGCGGGCGAAGGCCGGTGCCGCATGGAACCTGCACGAGTTGACCGAGCACCTGGACCTGTCGGCGTTCGTCCTGTTCTCCTCCACCGCGGGCACCTTCGGCGCAGCCGGGCAGGGGAACTACGCACCGGGCAACGCGTTCCTCGACGCCCTCGCGTGGTATCGCCGGGCGCGCAACAAAGTGGCCACCTCCATTGCTTGGGGAGCTTGGGCCCAGGGCGGGATGGCGGAGAAGGAGGCCGTGGTCGAACTACGCCGCAGGCACGGCGTCCCGGCCATGTCCCCGCAGCTCGCGACGCTGGCGCTCCGCAAGGCGCTGGACGCTGACGACACCGTGGTCGTCCTCGCCGACATCGACTGGGACCGCTTCTACCTCGCCTACACCGCCGCCCGGCCCAGCCCGCTGCTGCACGGCCTGGACGAGATCCGCCACTTCCAGCACACGGCCACCGACAACCGGTCCGCGACAACCGCTGAGGGACCGACCCTGGCCGAGCGGCTCTCGGGTCTCAGTCGACCGGAACAGGACCGGCTGCTGCGCGAAGTGGTCCGTACGCACGCCGCCGTGGTCCTCGGCCACGACGGTCCCGAGGCCGTGTCCGTCAAGCGGCCCTTCTGGGAACTCGGCCTTGACTCCGTCACCGCCGTGCAACTGCGCAACAGGCTCGGTGGCGTCACGGGACGCAAGCTCCCGGCCGGCCTGGTCTTCGACTACCCGACGGTCTCCGGTCTGGTGGATTACCTGCACGGCGAGCTGTGCCAGGACGAGACCCGGAGCAACCCGCTCCTGTCCGAACTGGACCGCTTCGACAACGCATTGGCCGCCCTGCCC